The Nitrospiraceae bacterium genome includes a window with the following:
- a CDS encoding VacJ family lipoprotein — protein MGRRWAGALAGAVGLCVMVGCAGTQAGKVNAQTMPSAMETSEKDSDTILPAPPTVRLVANKPASPPPAASAPPEDPFYDPFAKADEGGAEEEYDPWEPFNTKIFEFNRQVDRWVLKPIAKGYNFIVPDAVQIGVSNLFYNLRFPSRLINNVAQGKWTGARMEVGRFLLNSSFGLGGLVDVAKYLNVTTPEEDTGQTLGYYGVKPGPYLVLPFLPPFTVRDFAGYMGDIALNPINWLVFPFIEIEGVPSLVAHHNRATSTIVQFSGRVGEIVNDRSLNLEKFQGVEEATLDLYTAVRNAYLQKRARMIRD, from the coding sequence ATGGGGCGGCGTTGGGCCGGCGCGCTTGCCGGTGCGGTGGGTCTATGTGTGATGGTGGGTTGTGCGGGCACTCAGGCCGGGAAGGTCAATGCGCAGACCATGCCGTCTGCGATGGAGACGAGCGAAAAGGATTCCGACACAATCCTGCCGGCTCCGCCGACCGTACGCCTCGTGGCCAACAAGCCTGCGTCTCCGCCCCCTGCGGCCTCGGCGCCGCCGGAAGATCCGTTTTATGACCCATTTGCCAAGGCCGATGAGGGGGGAGCGGAAGAGGAATACGATCCCTGGGAACCTTTTAATACGAAAATCTTTGAGTTCAATCGTCAGGTCGACCGGTGGGTGTTGAAGCCCATCGCGAAGGGCTACAATTTCATCGTGCCTGATGCCGTACAGATCGGGGTCAGCAATCTTTTCTACAACCTCCGCTTTCCTTCCCGCTTGATCAACAATGTCGCGCAGGGCAAGTGGACCGGCGCCAGGATGGAAGTCGGCCGCTTTCTTCTGAACAGTTCGTTCGGCCTTGGCGGGTTGGTCGACGTGGCGAAGTATCTCAACGTGACGACGCCGGAAGAAGACACCGGTCAAACTCTCGGATACTACGGGGTGAAGCCGGGGCCCTATCTGGTGTTGCCCTTTCTTCCGCCCTTCACCGTGAGGGATTTCGCCGGGTACATGGGGGATATTGCGTTGAATCCGATCAACTGGCTGGTGTTCCCCTTCATCGAGATCGAAGGGGTGCCCTCGCTGGTGGCGCACCATAACCGCGCCACCTCGACGATCGTACAGTTCAGCGGCCGCGTCGGGGAAATCGTCAACGACCGCTCATTGAATCTGGAAAAATTCCAGGGGGTGGAGGAGGCGACGCTGGATCTCTATACCGCCGTGCGAAACGCCTATCTCCAGAAGCGGGCAAGAATGATTCGGGACTAG
- a CDS encoding glycine C-acetyltransferase, with amino-acid sequence MAYSALKKAVELQLADIKSAGLYKSERELLSPQSAEIRVAQGEVINLCANNYLGLANHPDVKQAAADGLAEQGYGMASVRFICGTQRLHKQLENALSTFFGTDDTILYSSCFDANGGLFETLLDEQDAVLSDALNHASLIDGIRLCKAARLRYAHGDMEELESRLSESRASRVRMIVTDGVFSMDGDVAKLDRIVELAEQYDAAVVVDDSHATGVLGRHGRGTPDLFGVADKVDLVTSTLGKALGGAAGGFTTGRKEVIELLRQRSRPYLFSNSLPPVIAAAALKAVKLVAQGDALRATLKDNAEFFRSRLTESGFTLVPGNHPIIPVMLGEARLASQMAERLLQEGIYVVGFSYPVVPKGQARIRVQMSAAHTRTHLERAVAAFAKVGKELGVIR; translated from the coding sequence ATGGCGTACTCCGCGCTGAAGAAAGCAGTCGAGCTGCAGTTGGCCGATATCAAGTCGGCCGGCCTCTACAAAAGCGAGCGCGAACTCCTCTCGCCCCAGAGCGCCGAGATCCGTGTCGCGCAAGGCGAAGTCATCAACCTCTGCGCCAACAACTACCTCGGACTCGCGAACCATCCGGACGTAAAGCAAGCCGCGGCCGACGGACTGGCCGAGCAGGGATACGGCATGGCGTCGGTGCGTTTCATTTGCGGGACGCAACGGTTGCACAAGCAGCTGGAGAACGCCCTCTCCACTTTTTTCGGCACCGACGACACGATCCTCTACAGCTCTTGCTTCGACGCGAACGGAGGCCTCTTCGAAACGCTGCTCGACGAGCAGGACGCGGTGCTCAGCGACGCGCTCAACCACGCCAGCCTGATCGACGGCATTCGCCTCTGCAAAGCCGCACGGCTTCGTTACGCGCACGGCGACATGGAGGAATTGGAGTCGCGCTTGTCCGAATCGCGTGCGAGCCGAGTCCGAATGATCGTCACCGACGGCGTGTTCTCGATGGACGGAGACGTGGCGAAGTTGGATCGAATCGTAGAACTGGCCGAGCAATACGATGCCGCCGTCGTGGTCGACGACAGCCATGCCACCGGTGTCCTCGGCCGCCATGGACGCGGGACGCCGGACCTGTTCGGCGTCGCCGACAAGGTGGATCTCGTCACCAGCACCCTGGGAAAAGCGTTGGGAGGCGCAGCCGGAGGGTTCACCACCGGGCGCAAGGAAGTGATCGAGCTGCTGCGCCAACGCTCGCGTCCGTATCTGTTTTCAAACAGCCTCCCGCCTGTGATTGCCGCCGCCGCACTCAAGGCCGTGAAACTGGTCGCGCAGGGAGATGCGCTCCGGGCCACGCTGAAGGACAACGCTGAATTCTTCCGCAGCCGGTTGACCGAGTCGGGCTTCACGTTGGTACCGGGAAACCATCCCATCATTCCGGTCATGCTCGGCGAGGCCAGGCTGGCCTCACAAATGGCCGAGCGCTTGCTGCAAGAAGGCATCTATGTGGTGGGGTTCAGCTATCCGGTCGTGCCCAAAGGGCAGGCTCGCATCCGTGTCCAAATGTCCGCTGCCCACACCCGCACACACTTGGAACGGGCCGTCGCCGCATTCGCCAAGGTCGGCAAGGAACTGGGCGTCATCCGCTAG